CGGTCAGGGCGTTCAGGACGATCGGGAGGGTGGCGACGAGCGTCTTCCCCTCGCCGGTCCGCATCTCGGCGATCCGGCCCTCGTGGAGGATGACGCCGCCCATCAACTGGACGTCGAAGTGGCGCATCTCGAGGATCCGCTTCCCCGCCTCCCGGACGACGGCGAACGTCTCGGGGAGGAGGTCGTCGAGCGATTCGCCGTTCGCGACCCGCTGGCGGAAATCGGCGATCTTCGCGGCAAGACGGTCGTCGGAGAGAGGGCTCACCGCGGACTCGAGCGCGTTTACCCGGTCCACGATCGGGCGGATCCGGTCGAGGATCCGCTCGTTTTGCGTGCCGAACACTTTTTTCAGGAGCTTGTCGAACATGATGGGGAGCCCCGCGACCGTCAGTTCAGGAAGCGCGCAGGGTTCACCGGGAGGCCGTTCACGCGAACCTCGTAGTGCAGGTGGGGCCCTGTGGAACGCCCCGTGGAGCCGACTTTCCCCAATTCTTCTCCCCGGTTGACGAACGCCCCCTCCTCGACGCTGCGCGACGCAGGTGGGCATACACGGAACGGTACCCCGCGCCGTGGTCGACCACGACCAGGTTCCCGTACAGCGCCTCGTAGCCGCTTCTCACCACGACGCCCGAGGCCGACGCCGCGACCGGCATCCCGGTCCGGGCGACGATGTCCAGGCCGTGGTGGAAGACGGGAGTCTCGGTGAACGGGGAGTTGCGCACCCCGAACACGGAGGAAAGGGTCCCGCGCACGGGCCAGCCGCCCGGGACGCTTTCGAGGAGCAGCCTGCTGCCGTCGAGGGATTCGCCGAGCACATCCAGGTCGTTCACGTCGACCAGGAGGTCTTTCTTCATCCGGTCGAACTTGAGGTCGAGCAGCTTGTCGAGGCGACCCGCCGACGACGACTCGGGGGTCTCCGCCCCGCCGGTCCCGCGGGACGATTTCCTCCGGAGGGAGTCGTTCACCTTCACCAACGACCGGATCCGGTTGTCCATGGCCCGGAGGCGCTCGACCTCGGCCGAAAGCCCCTCGAACTTGGCATCGAGATGGTACAGCGCCAGGTTCTGCTCGGACACCCGCTCGCGCAGGGCCCGTAACTCCCGTAATTTCGATATGTTGTCGCGGATATCATAGATCCCCTGGGTCAGAAGGACGAACAGGACCCCGAGAACGGAAGCGACGACGATTGCGGCGGTGCGACCGACCCGTACCTCCCGGGATCGACCGGCATACCCGACGCGGAATGTAAACAGGTGATCCCCGGCCAACGCAACCCACCCCCATTACGGAAAGGAAAAGAGTGGGCAGGGTAGCACACCGGGAACGCCGCTGTCAACGGGACGAAAACAAAAAGAAAATCGGCGAGATGCGCGATCATTCGCCCACGGCCTTCTTCTTGGTTCCGCGGGCCGGTTCCCGGTTCTTGGAAACGACCGGATCCACGATCTCGCCGCAGTTCAGGCACCTCCACGAGTAGAACAGGGTCAGCATGTCCTGGAAGCGCTCGAACACCATCGCGCCGTCGCATCGGGGGCATCGCACCGTCTTGTTGTCGTGGCTTGCCATGATCCGTTCCTCCTTGGCATTACGATGCCCCGGGAACGGGTCGGTTTCAATTCCGGGTTGCGGATCGTTTCACCCTTATTATAGGATGACGGTATCCGCGGAGAATCCTCTCCCGGCAAGGAGAAACTCGGGGAAATGGCGAAGAAACGGCTGGGAGAACTCCTCCTCGAGACCGGCCTCCTTGACGAGGAGGGGCTCGCCCGATCCCTCGCGGAGCAGCGCTCGAAGCGGGGAAAGCTCGGTGAGGTGATCGTCCTCCTCGGGCTGGCGACGGAACAGGAGATCTCCCAAGCGCTTTCCCTGCAGCTCGGCATCCCCACGATCGACCTGAAGAACACCCCCGTGGAGCCCCAGGCGATCGAGCTCATCCAGGAAAAGGTCGCCCGGAAACACCTCATCATCCCCGTCGCGATCGACCGCCGCGACCTGCACATCGCGATGGCCGACCCGCTGAGCTTCGAGGCGTTCGAGGACGTCCGGTTCGCCTCCGGTTACACCATAAAGCCGTTCATCGCCACCCGGGCCGACATCCTCTGGGCCATCGACCAGCACTACCACCTCGGATCGTCCCTCAGCACCATCGTCCAGGACATCGTGGACGAGCGCCAGGTCGAGGTGGTGCACGACTCCCAGGACTCCGAAGGGAAGGACCTCGACGACCTGCGGAAGAAGTCCGAGGCCGCCCCCGTCATCCGGATGGTGAACCTGATCGTCGCGGAGGCGGTCGACCAGGGAGCCTCCGACATCCACGTGGAGCCGACCAAGACGGCCCTCCAGATCCGCCACCGGGTCGACGGGCTCCTGCGCAAGACGATGGACCTTCCGAAATGGGTACAGGGGGCGGTCGTCTCCCGGATCAAGATCATGGCGAGGATGGACATCGCCGAGAAGCGGCTCCCGCAGGACGGCCGGATCGGCGTCCGCGTGGGGGGGCGCAGCCTCGACCTGCGGGTCTCCACGGTCCCGGCCAATTACGGGGAGAAAGTGGTCATCCGGATCCTCGACTCCGCCAACGCGAACATCCCGCTGGAGTCGATCGGGTTTTCCCCGGGAGAACTGACGAAGATCGTGGAAATCATCTCCCGTCCGCAGGGGATCGTCCTCATCACGGGGCCCACGGGGTCGGGAAAGACGACCACCCTCTACGGGATCCTGAACCGGATCAAATCCGTCGAGGACAACATCACGACGATCGAGGACCCGATCGAATACGAACTGGCGGGGATCAACCAGGTGGCGGTGCAGGAGAAGATCGGCCTCAGCTTCGCCGTCATGCTCCGGTCGATGCTGCGGCAAGACCCCGACGTCATCATGGTGGGAGAGATGCGCGACCTGGAGACGACCACGATCGCCGTCCAGGCGGCCCTCACGGGGCACCTGGTGCTCTCCACGATCCACACCAACTCCTCCGTGGCGACGATCACCCGGCTGCGCGACCTCGGGGTGCCTTCCTACCTGATCGCCTCGACGATCATCGGAATCGTGGCGCAGCGCCTGGTCCGCAAGATCTGTCCGAAATGCAGGGTGAAGGCCGATACGACGGAGCAGGACATCCTGCGGCTGGGAATCTCCTCCGACGTTCCCGTCTTCCGCGGGGCCGGATGTCCCGAGTGCGGCGGCACGGGGTACAAGGGGCGCACCGGGATCTACGAGATCCTGATGTTCACCCAGCCGATCCGGGAGCTGGTCGCGAGCAACGCGACGGAAAACCAGATGCGCCAGGAGGCGATCTCCCGGGGGATGATGACGCTCGGCCGCTCCGCGCTGGAAAAGGTGACCTCCGGCATCACGACGACCGACGAATTGTACCGGGTGGTCGAGACCGACGTCGACTTCGCCTCCGCCTGCCCCCGGTGCGCCACCGCCATGGAGAGCGACTTCGTCATGTGCCCGTCGTGCGGCTACTCCACCTCCGCCGTATGCCCGGGGTGCCGCCGGGTGATCTCGTACGAGTGGAAATTCTGCCCCTACTGCCGGCACGACCTGCTGAAGCCCGAGGCGCGGCGAAGCTTCGCCTGAACCGCAAACCCGGGTCCTGTCCCTATTTCACACGAAGTGGCAGGCGGCGAAGCGGCCGGGGGCGGCCTCGCGCAGGAGCGGGCAGACCTCCTCGCACTCCTTCTTCGCCATGAAGCAGCGGGTGTGGAAGCGGCACCCGGACGGCGGGGCGATCGGCGAGGGGATCTCTCCCGACAGGACGATCCGCTCCTGCGGAGCGTCCCCCAGCATCGGGACGGCCGACAGCAGCGAGCGGGTGTACGGGTGCAGCGGCTCGCGGAACAGGTCGGGCGCCGGCCCCGTCTCCATCACCTTTCCAAGGTACATCACCGCCACTTCGTCGCTCACGTGACGGATCACCCGCAGGTCGTGGGAGACGAACAGGTACGCCATCCCGTACTCCTCCTGGATGTCCTTGAGGAGGTTCAGGATCTGCGCCTGCACGGAGACGTCGAGGGCGGACACCGGCTCGTCGGCCACCACCAGTTTCGGGGAGAGGGCGATCGCCCGGGCGATCCCGATCCGCTGGCGCTGCCCGCCGGAGAACTCGTGGGGATATTTCCCGCCCGCCTCCGCCGCCATCCCGACCCGGACGAGCAGCCGTTCGGCCCGCTCCCGCAGATCCTTGCCTTTGGCCAGCCCGTGGACGAGCCACCCTTCCCCGACGATGTCGCGCACCTTCATCCGCGGATTGAGGGAGGAGTACGGGTCCTGGAAGACGATCTGCATCTGGCGGCGCGTCACCCGCAGCGCCTCGCCTTCCATGCGCGTGATGTCGTTCCCTTCGAACCGGATCGATCCGGCGTCGGGGTCGAGCAACCGGATCGCGAGACGGGCAAGGGTCGTCTTCCCGCACCCCGACTCCCCCACCAGCCCGAGCGTCTTTCCGGGAGGAACCGTCAGGGAGACGCCGTCCACGGCGCGCACGCGGAGATCCTCCCCGGAGAAGAACGACTTCCGCACCGGGAACGTCTTGTAGACGTTGACCATCGCGAGAAGCGCGCCGTCCGGCTCCGGCCGGTAGATCCCGCCGGTCATGGAGTGGTCCTTTTCATAAATACGGCGTCGCACCGAGAGCGTCGATGCGCCGCTCCGGCAAGGCGTTGCGACCGAGGCGTACTGGGTAAGTACGGTGAGGGAGCACAACGAAGCCGGGGCGGATGCAGCGGCGCTCGAATGCAGCCGTATTTATGAAATGGGCCACTATGCTCCTCCTCCCCTCGCCGCCCGCTGGTGATGGCATGCGGCCAGGTGCCCCGGCGCGTATTCGTACGGAGGCGGATCCTCCCGGTCGCACACCGCGAGGGGATCCTCGGCGGTCTCCCCCGCCCGGAACCGTGAAAGGGCTCCCTGCCGGAACGGGCACCGGTCGGCGAACGGGCACCCCGGCGGAACGTCGGACAGGTCGGGGACCGTCCCCGGGATCGACGCCAGCCGCTTCTCCCCCGTCCGCTTCCCGGGCAGCGACGCGAGGAGCCCCTGCGTGTACGGGTGGACGGGGTCGGCGAAGAGATCCCGCGTCGGGGCGATCTCCACGATGCGGCCGAGGTACATGATCGCCGTCCGGTCCGCGAAGTCGTGCACCACCCCGAGGTCGTGGGTGATGAGGAGGACCGCCATCCGCTCCTTCTCGCGCAGCTCGCCCAGCAGCGAGAGGATCTGCGCCTGGATCGTCACGTCGAGCGCCGTCGTCGGCTCGTCGGCGATGAGGAGCGCCGGCTCGAGGGCCAGCGCCATCGCGATCATCGCCCGCTGCCGCATCCCGCCGCTCATCTGGTGGGGGTACTCCCGTGCCCGCCGTTCGGGGTCCGGCATGTGGACCTTGCGGAGCCACTCCACCGCGTGCTCCGCGGCCTCCCGCTTTCCGCACACCCCGTGCGCCGTGAACACCTCGGCGACCTGCTCCCCCACCGTCAGCACGGGGTTCAGGGACGACATCGGCTCCTGGAAGATCATCGAGATCGATTTCCCCCGAACCCCGCACATCCGCTTCTCCGGGAGGGCGAGCAGGTCCTCGCCGCGGAACCGGATCTCCCCGCCTTCGACGACCGCGGGCGGGGACTGCAGGAGGCGCAGGATCGAGAGTGCCGTGACCGTCTTGCCGCACCCCGACTCGCCGACCAGCCCCACCGTCTCGGCGGGGGCGACGGAGAAGGAGACGCCGAAGAGGGCGCGCACGGTCCCGCGCTCCGTCTCGAACGCCATCCGCAGGTCCCGCACCTCGAGCAGCGTTTCGGTCATCGGGTTACCGGCCTTTCAGGCGCGGGTCCGCGGCGTCGCGGATCCCCTCGCCCAGCAGGTTGTACCCGAGCACGGTGACCAGGATCGCGAGCCCGGGAAAGAGGGAGAGCCACCACGCGAACTCGATGTTGTCCTTCCCCGCGGTGAGGATGTTCCCCCACGACGGGGTGGGGGGCTGCACTCCGATCCCGAGGAACGACAGGGCCGATTCGGTGAGGATCGCCCCGGCCACCCCGAGCGTGGCCGCGACGAGGATCGGCGCCAGCGTGTTCGGAAGGACGTGCCGGAAGATGATCCGGGCGGCGCCGGCCCCCTGCGCCCGCGCCGCCGCGACGAAATCGCGCTCCTTGATCGACAGGGTCTCCGCCCGCACCAGGCGCGCCACCCCCATCCAGCCGGTCAGCCCGATGACCACCATGATGTTCCAGATCGACGGCTCGAGGAAGGCGATGACCGTGAGGATGAGGAAAAAGGTCGGGAAACAGAGCATCATGTCGACGAACCGCATCAGGACCGCATCGACCCACCCGCCGCAATACCCCGCCAGCAGCCCGAGGGACAGTCCGATCGCGATGGCGATCCCGACGGCCACGAACCCCACGGAAAGGGAGATCCGCGCCCCGTGGGCCATCCTCGCGAGGACGTCCCGCCCGAGGTCGTCCGTGCCGAGGGGATGCGCCGCCGAGGGGGGACGCAGGATGTTCACGATGTCGATCCGGTTCGGCTCGTGCGAGGCGAAGAGGCCCGGCAGCGCCGAGACGAGGAAGAAGAAGAGGATGACCGCGCCGCCCGCCGCCGCCAGCCGGTTCCGGAGGAGCCGCCGCGCGAAGTCGCGCCCGATGCCGGGTGAACTGTTCGTCCCCACGTTAATGCTCCACTTTACAAGTACGGCAACATATCGGGACGCAGGGCGCAGCGGGGGCCGCTCCCGCCATCCATGGCTCCCGCGGCACTTGGCCGTCCATGGCCATCGGGGTTCCCCACGCAGTGCCCCCCGGTATTGTTGTCGCGGGGGTACCCCAGCGGCGCGAAGCTCGTATTGGGGCGGCGTCTGGAGCGCAGCGGAGACAGGGACGTCGAGAGCAAGCGGAGGCGCAGGCGAGGAGACCACGGACGGTCGACGAGCCGTAGCGGAGTGGAAGCCCCCCCGCGAGCCCGAAGTCTGAATTATATGTTGCCGCATTCATGAATGGAGCACTCATCCTTGCCGGATCCTCGGATCCGCGACGGCGTACCCCACGTCCGCGAGGAGGTTTCCGAGGAGGGTGAGGAACGCGCCGATCGTCAGGATCCCCATGATCAGCGGGTAGTCGCGCGACATCACGCCCTGGTAGAACAGCTGGCCCATCCCGGGGATCGCGAAGATCGTCTCGAAGATCACCGAGCCGCCGAGCAGGTCGGGCACCGACAGGCCGAGGATCGTGATCACCGGCAGGAGCGCGTTGCGCATCGCGTGGCGGAAGACGACCGTCCCCTCGGGGAGCCCCTTCGCCCGGGCGGTGGCGACGTAGTCCTGCCGGATCACCTCGAGCATGTTCGACCGCATGTACCGCGACATCCCCGCCAGGCCCCCGAAGGCAGCCAGCAGGACGGGGAGGAGCAGGTGCCGGCCCCGGTCGGCGAGCTTGCCGAGCGTCCCGAGCGAGTCGTAGTCCAGCGACGAGATCCCGGAGATCGGGAGCCAGCCCAGCTTCACCCCGAAGAGGATCATCATCAGCAGGGCGAGCCAGAAGGTGGGGATGGCGAACCCGGTGAAGACGGCCACCGTGGAGATCCGGTCGAAGACGGACCCCTTGCGCACCGCAGAGTAGACTCCCACGGGAATGGCCACCAGGAAGATGAGCCCCATCGACAGGACGTTGATCGTCAGCGTGATCGGGATCCGTTCCTTGATCTTCTCCACCACCGGCCGCCCGTCCGGGGAGAAGCTGTCGCCGAAATCGAGCGTCGCCATCCGGCCGAGCCACCGCCCGTACTGGACGTGGAGCGGCTGGTCGAGGCCGTAGTACGCCTTGAGCCGCGCCCGCGACTCGGCGGTCGCCTTCGGGTTGAGGTCGGTCCCCGCGCCGATCGGTCCCCCGGGGGCCATGTGCATCATCAGGAACGAGACGAGGCTGATCCCGACGAGGAGGGGTACGGTCAACAGGAGCCGGCGCGCGATATACCGGAGCATCGGTTCCCTACGGCATCACGGCTGGACTTGATGCTTCTGGAGCGCCTTCGGGACGTACCACTTCACGAAGTTGTACGAGATCCCGGCCGGGGCCGGCACGATGCCGTGGAACCGGTTGTGAACCACCGGGAGCGCCTCGGGAACGTAGAGGAAGACGTACGGCTGCTCCTCGGCCAGGATCTCCTGGATCCGGAAGTACGCCTTCTTCCGCTTCTCAAGATCGAACGTGCTGCGTCCCTCGTCGAGCAGGCGGTCCACCTCGGGGTTCGAGAAACCGACGTGGTTGAGTTCCTTGGGGCCGGTCTTGGAGGAGTGCCAGATGTCGAACTGGTCCGGGTCCGGCGTGATGTTCCACCCGAGGATGACCGCGTCGAACTTCCGCTTGTCGATGAACTCGTTGATGAAGGCCGCCCACTCCACGGTCCGGATCTTCATCCGGATGCCGACCCCGGCAAGGTTCTGCTGCAGGATCGCCGCCGTCTTGGCGCGGGCCTCGTTCCCCGCGTTCGTGAGCACCGTGAACTCGAACGGCTGCCCGTCCTTCACGAGCACCCCGTCCTTCTCCTTCCACCCCGCCTCGGCGAGCAGCGCCTTCGCCCGCGC
The genomic region above belongs to bacterium and contains:
- a CDS encoding M23 family metallopeptidase, with the translated sequence MAGDHLFTFRVGYAGRSREVRVGRTAAIVVASVLGVLFVLLTQGIYDIRDNISKLRELRALRERVSEQNLALYHLDAKFEGLSAEVERLRAMDNRIRSLVKVNDSLRRKSSRGTGGAETPESSSAGRLDKLLDLKFDRMKKDLLVDVNDLDVLGESLDGSRLLLESVPGGWPVRGTLSSVFGVRNSPFTETPVFHHGLDIVARTGMPVAASASGVVVRSGYEALYGNLVVVDHGAGYRSVYAHLRRAASRRGRSSTGEKNWGKSAPRGVPQGPTCTTRFA
- a CDS encoding ATPase, T2SS/T4P/T4SS family: MAKKRLGELLLETGLLDEEGLARSLAEQRSKRGKLGEVIVLLGLATEQEISQALSLQLGIPTIDLKNTPVEPQAIELIQEKVARKHLIIPVAIDRRDLHIAMADPLSFEAFEDVRFASGYTIKPFIATRADILWAIDQHYHLGSSLSTIVQDIVDERQVEVVHDSQDSEGKDLDDLRKKSEAAPVIRMVNLIVAEAVDQGASDIHVEPTKTALQIRHRVDGLLRKTMDLPKWVQGAVVSRIKIMARMDIAEKRLPQDGRIGVRVGGRSLDLRVSTVPANYGEKVVIRILDSANANIPLESIGFSPGELTKIVEIISRPQGIVLITGPTGSGKTTTLYGILNRIKSVEDNITTIEDPIEYELAGINQVAVQEKIGLSFAVMLRSMLRQDPDVIMVGEMRDLETTTIAVQAALTGHLVLSTIHTNSSVATITRLRDLGVPSYLIASTIIGIVAQRLVRKICPKCRVKADTTEQDILRLGISSDVPVFRGAGCPECGGTGYKGRTGIYEILMFTQPIRELVASNATENQMRQEAISRGMMTLGRSALEKVTSGITTTDELYRVVETDVDFASACPRCATAMESDFVMCPSCGYSTSAVCPGCRRVISYEWKFCPYCRHDLLKPEARRSFA
- a CDS encoding oligopeptide/dipeptide ABC transporter ATP-binding protein, which codes for MTGGIYRPEPDGALLAMVNVYKTFPVRKSFFSGEDLRVRAVDGVSLTVPPGKTLGLVGESGCGKTTLARLAIRLLDPDAGSIRFEGNDITRMEGEALRVTRRQMQIVFQDPYSSLNPRMKVRDIVGEGWLVHGLAKGKDLRERAERLLVRVGMAAEAGGKYPHEFSGGQRQRIGIARAIALSPKLVVADEPVSALDVSVQAQILNLLKDIQEEYGMAYLFVSHDLRVIRHVSDEVAVMYLGKVMETGPAPDLFREPLHPYTRSLLSAVPMLGDAPQERIVLSGEIPSPIAPPSGCRFHTRCFMAKKECEEVCPLLREAAPGRFAACHFV
- a CDS encoding ABC transporter ATP-binding protein, encoding MTETLLEVRDLRMAFETERGTVRALFGVSFSVAPAETVGLVGESGCGKTVTALSILRLLQSPPAVVEGGEIRFRGEDLLALPEKRMCGVRGKSISMIFQEPMSSLNPVLTVGEQVAEVFTAHGVCGKREAAEHAVEWLRKVHMPDPERRAREYPHQMSGGMRQRAMIAMALALEPALLIADEPTTALDVTIQAQILSLLGELREKERMAVLLITHDLGVVHDFADRTAIMYLGRIVEIAPTRDLFADPVHPYTQGLLASLPGKRTGEKRLASIPGTVPDLSDVPPGCPFADRCPFRQGALSRFRAGETAEDPLAVCDREDPPPYEYAPGHLAACHHQRAARGGGA
- a CDS encoding ABC transporter permease gives rise to the protein MGTNSSPGIGRDFARRLLRNRLAAAGGAVILFFFLVSALPGLFASHEPNRIDIVNILRPPSAAHPLGTDDLGRDVLARMAHGARISLSVGFVAVGIAIAIGLSLGLLAGYCGGWVDAVLMRFVDMMLCFPTFFLILTVIAFLEPSIWNIMVVIGLTGWMGVARLVRAETLSIKERDFVAAARAQGAGAARIIFRHVLPNTLAPILVAATLGVAGAILTESALSFLGIGVQPPTPSWGNILTAGKDNIEFAWWLSLFPGLAILVTVLGYNLLGEGIRDAADPRLKGR
- a CDS encoding ABC transporter permease; its protein translation is MLRYIARRLLLTVPLLVGISLVSFLMMHMAPGGPIGAGTDLNPKATAESRARLKAYYGLDQPLHVQYGRWLGRMATLDFGDSFSPDGRPVVEKIKERIPITLTINVLSMGLIFLVAIPVGVYSAVRKGSVFDRISTVAVFTGFAIPTFWLALLMMILFGVKLGWLPISGISSLDYDSLGTLGKLADRGRHLLLPVLLAAFGGLAGMSRYMRSNMLEVIRQDYVATARAKGLPEGTVVFRHAMRNALLPVITILGLSVPDLLGGSVIFETIFAIPGMGQLFYQGVMSRDYPLIMGILTIGAFLTLLGNLLADVGYAVADPRIRQG